The nucleotide sequence CGGTGACCTGAACAACCTCGCAAACCAGCACTCGGACAAGATCAACGAGGCCGTGGACAACGCTCAGGAGCAGCACGGCGACAAGCTCGGCGAGCACGGCGACACCGTGAACAAGGGTGTCGACGTCGCGCAGGAGAAGTTCCTGTCCGGGGACGAGGGCGAGCAGCAGGCCTGAGCCTGCCGTCGACGCCGCGGGAGCCCCCGCCCGGTCCGCCGGGACGGGGGCTCCCGTCTGTCCGGGGCGGGGATGTCCGTGCCTAGACTGGACCCCATGCCTGCCGACCGCCCCCTCACCCTCCGCTCGGCGCGGACCCAGGACGTCCCGGTCATCCAGGCGCTCGTGGAGCCGCTGGCGCGGGAGCGCGTGCTGCTCCAGAAGGAGGCGGTGGCCTACTACGAGGCCATCCAGGAGTTCGTGGTCGCCGAGGAGCCGGAGGGGACCCTGGCCGGCTTCGGCGCCCTCCACGTGATGTGGCAGGACATCGCCGAGGTCCGCACCCTCGCCGTCTCGGAGGCCCACCGGGGGGCCGGCGTCGGGCACCTGATCATCGAGGAGCTGCTGGACCGTGCGCGGGCCGTGGGCGTCGAGCGGGTCTTCTGCCTGACCTTCGAGGTCGAGTTCTTCCGCCGGCACGGTTTCGAGGTGATGGCGGACCAGTCCGCCGTGGACCCGGAGGTCTACGCGGAACTGCTGCGCTCCACGGACGAGGGCGTCGCCGAGTTCCTGGACCTCGCCCGGGTCAAGCCGAACACGCTCGGCAACACGCGGATGATCCGCCGCCTCTGAGCCGCCGCACCGCGGGCCGCCCCGTGCCCCGGCGAGGTCAGGCCGGGAAGGTGAGGCCGCCGTCGTCGTCCCGGGCCAGCAGCCCGTCCGACACGAGCCCGGCGACGCACCGCGCCCACTGCGCGTCGTCGGGGCGGTGCGACCCGAGCCGCCCCCCGGCCACGACGACGGCGGGCACCTCCGCCTCGGCCACGCGCCCGTGCTCGCGGACGGCGGCCATCACGGCCCCGCGCACCTGACGGTCCGTGCCGGCCCAGGTCTGGCCGCGCGGCACCTCCACCGGCGGCGGGGAGCCCGCCGCGACCCACGCGCACGTCTCCGCCAGGGGGCAGCGGTCGCAGGCGGGGGAGCGCGCGGTGCAGACGAGGGCCCCGAGTTCCATGACGGCCGCGTTCCACGCGTTGGCGCGGGCGGGGTCCTCGGGCATGAGGGCCTGGGCGCGGCGCATCTCGGCGCGGGTCAGCGACCTGCCGGGCAGGGCCTCACCCGCGACCGCGCGCGCGATCACCCGGCGCACGTTGGTGTCCACGACGGTCTCGGGGACGCCGAACGCGAAGCTCGCGACCGCCGCGGCCGTGTACTCGCCGATGCCGGGCAGGGCGCGCAGGGCGGCGGGGTCGGCCGGCACCCGGCCGTCGTGGCGCTCGACGACGGCCCGGGCGGCCTCCTGGAGGCGCAGGGACCGGCGCGGGTAGCCGAGCCGGTCCCAGGCCGTGAGCACGTCTGCGGTGGGGGCGACGGCCAGGTCAGCGGGGGTCGGCCAGCGCTCCAGCCACTCCCGCCAGCGGGGCAGCACCCGCACGACCGGCGTCTGCTGGAGCATGATCTCCGAGACGAGCACACCCCACGGGGAGCAGTCCGGGCTGCGCCAGGGCAGGTCCCGGGCGTGGACGGCGAACCACCCCAGCACCGCGTCGTGCAGGCGCGGCACGTCCACCGTGGGCGGGACGAGGGGGGCGGGCGCGGGCATGACGTCCACTGTAGGGTGCGCCGCCGCCTACCCTGGATCGCATGCCGTCTCGTCCGACTTCCCCCGGGTCGAAGCCGTCCCCCGCCGTCTACCGCCGCCGGCGGCTCGTGGCCGCCCTGCTCGCCCTCGTGCTCCTGATCCTGGTGGGGTGGGCCGTCGTGGCGCTCGTCCGTGCCGGGATCGGCGCCTTCTCCTCCGAGGACGCCGACCCCTCCGCCGCCCCGACGCCGGTGCACTCCCCGTCGCCCGCCCCGGCCACGGACGCCGAGTCCGGCTCCGCCTCGCCCACCGTGGCCGTCGAGGACGCGGCCGAGTGCCAGCCCTCGGACCTGCGGATCGCCGCCTCCGCGGACCGGTCCGAGTACCAGCGGGGGGAGGAGGCCGAGCTGCGCCTGGGCATCACGAACCTCTCCTCGACCCCCTGCCGCACGGATGTGGGCACGGCCCGGCAGGAGTTCACGATCCGCACGGCCGAGGGCGACGACGTCTTCTCCACCCGCATCTGCCAGGCGGACCCCGCGGAGGCCCAGCGGGTGCTGTACCCGCACGAGGAGCTCACCGCCGTATACCGCTGGTCCGGCCGCGCCTCGAGCCAGGACTGCGGCCGCCTCGGCGCTCTCGCGGAGCCCGGGCCCCATCTGCTGACGGTCAGCCTCGGCGACGTCACCTCCCGCCCCGTCGCGCTGAAGATCCTCGAGGAGCTCGCCCCGGGGGCCCAGGACGGCAGCTCCTCGGCCACCCCCTCCTCGAGCGGCAGCGCCTCCCCGTCGGCGTCCGCCTCAGCTCCTGCGTCGGCCTCAGCCTCGGCGTCGGCCTCGCCGTCCGCGGCACCGGCCACGACCACCGACCCGTCGCCGTCGCCGTCTCGCTGAGCCGGGCGCGCCGTCAGCGGCCGGGGCCGGCATCCGGATGCGCGGCCGGGCCGCCGCCCGTCCACGTGGGGATCGTGGCGAGGGCCTCGCCGATCGAGCCGACCTCCGCCACCGTGAAGCCCGCCGGGACGTCCCCGAGCGGCTCGGGGGAGCGGGGGACCAGGGCGCGGGTGAAGCCCAGCCGCGCGGCCTCGCGCACCCGTCGCCCGATGCCGGGCACGGGGCGCACCTCCCCGGCCAGCCCGAGCTCGCCGACCGCGATCATCCCCTGCGGGACGGGGGCCGAGAGCTTCGCCGAGGCCACGGCGACGGCCACGGCCAGGTCCGAGGCGGGCTCCGAGAGTCGCACGCCGCCCACGGTGGCCACGTAGCAGTCGTCCTGGGCGAGGGCGAAACGGGCCCGGCGCTGGAGCACGGCCAGGAGCATGTTCACGCGCGCCGCGTCCACGCCGGAGACGGTGCGGCGCGGGCTGCCGCCGGCGGACGGGGTGAGCAGGGACTGCACCTCGGCCACGAGCGGGCGCCGGCCCTCGAGCGTCACCGTCACGCACGTGCCCTCGACCGGCTCCGAGACGCCCGAGAGGAACAGGCCGGAGGGGTCGTCCAGGGACTCGATGCCGTCCTCCCTCAGGTCGAAGCAGCCGACCTCGTCCGTGGGTCCGAAGCGGTTCTTCACCGCACGCACCAGGCGTAGCCGTGAGTGGCGGTCCCCCTCGAACTGGCAGACCACGTCCACGAGGTGCTCGAGCAGCCGCGGACCCGCGATGGTCCCGTCCTTCGTCACGTGGCCCACCAGGACCGTGGTGATCCCCTTCTCCTTGGCCGTGCGGATGAGGCTGGCCGCCACCTCGCGCACCTGGCTGACGCCCCCGGCGATCCCGTCCACCTCGGTGGACTGCAGGGTCTGCACGGAGTCCACGATCACCAGCTCCGGGTCCGTCCGCTCGATCTGCCCCAGCGCCCGGCCCAGGTCCGTCTCCGCCGTCAGACGCAGGGTGTCCGCGATCGCCCCGATCCGGTCTGCCCGAGAGCGCACCTGGGCCGCCGACTCCTCGCCCGTCAGGTACAGCACCGAGCGTGGACCGCCGCCGCCCGCGCCGCGGGCCGTCTGGGCGGCCACGTCCAGCAGCAGCGTGGACTTGCCGATGCCCGGCTCGCCGGCCAGCAGGATCACCGCGCCCGGCACGAGGCCGCCGCCGAGCACGCGGTCCAGCTCGCGCACCCCCGTGGAGCGGAACGAGGCCAGCGTGGCGTCCACGTCCGCGATGCGCGGCGCGACCTCCGCGACCGTGGCCGCGCGCGTGCGGCCGGTGGTGGACGTCAGGCCGATCTCCTCGACCGTGCCCCACGACTGGCACTCCCCGCAGCGGCCGACCCACTTCACGGTGGTCCAGCCGCACTCGGTGCAGCGGTATCCGGGGGCGCGCTTCGGGGCGGTCTTGGTGGCCATGCGCCCACTCTAGGAGCCGGGGCGGACGCGTTAACCGGCCCGCGCACGGCCCCGCCGTCGACCGCCGGGGCCGCGCTCCGCCGTCGGGCTCAGACGCGGGGCAGGTAGGCCCGCGCCTCGTCGTGCTCGGCGCCCGTGGCCTCGATGAGGTCCACCATCATGGGCCGCAGCAGCATCACGAGCGCCTCGCCGTGCACGGATCCGCCGCCCAGCTGGTGCGGGTCCAACGCGGAGGCGGACGCCCCCAGGGCGTCCCGCGCCACGGACAGCGAGCGATGGCGGCCCTCGGCCTGGGGCTCCACGAGGGAGCGGTGCAGGATCTCGACGGCGTCCGCGGCGTCGTCGAACCAGGCGGCCAGGCGCTCGCGGTCGTCGTCGTCGAGCACGCCCTCGTCCAGGGCCGAGACCACCCGCCGGGCCACGATCCGCAGGGAGCGCACCGCCAGATCCGAGCGGTCCGCCGCGTTCACCGCGTCCTCCACGAAGGAGCGCGAGGAGCGGTGCAGCGGGTTGAACACGGTCTGCTCATGTGTGACGCGCAGCTCCTTGCGCAGCGCCTCCAGCGTGGTGTGCGTGCCGCGGCTGGCCACCAGCGCCATCCAGGCGGTGCGGGAGTCGTTCTCCCGCAGGGCCCGGGAGAGGTCGCGCAGCACCGTGGCGATCGAGTCGTAGAGTCCACCCAGCTGACGCACCGCGGGACGGCGCACGTCCTGGGGCGAGAGGAACGTGACGAGCAGGGCCAGGACGCCGCCCACGATCGCGTCCTGGCTGCGGACGAACGGCCCTCCCGTGCCGGTGGGCAGGAGGACCACGAGGACGGACTGCAGGGACATCTGCATCGTGAATGTGGCGCCGGAGTCCAGGAACCGGGCCACCATCACGGACACGAACAGGACCACCGAGGCCTGCCACAGGCCGCGGCCGAGCCCGACCATGAGCAGGTCCCCGATCAGGATGCCGACGGTGCAGCCGACGGCGACCTCGGCCACCTTGCGCAGCTTCGGCTCCCGTTGGAAGCCGAGGGCGATCAGTAGGGCGGTGGAGGCGAACAGGGGCTGCTGGTGGCCCAGGACGGCCTCCGCGAACCAGTAGGCGCCCACCGCGCAGACAGCGACGAGGGCGGCCTGGCCCACGGAGGAGCGGACGCGGGACCAGCCCGCACGGGCGCGCCGACGCAGGAAGCGGCCGAGACGTTCCCCGCGGGTCTGGGGGTCGACCATCGGCACCGTGCCCGTGGCGGTGGCGAAGCGGTCCGTCATGCGGCCAGCCTAGTCCGACGCCGCGGTGCCCCCGCCGTGCGAGGCTCAACCAAGCATTGTGGCCCACGGCACAGATCATTCCTGCGAATGCCGCTCCCGTTCACCATCTGTTCACCCCGGCCGAGCACTCGATTCACCTCTGGACCGTACGGTCGGGTGCGGTGCAGAACCGGGCCAGCCGGACGCTCTGCCCTCACCGTCGTCATCCGATTGAAAGAGGCTCTTCGTGAAGGCTCACCGCTTCGGCCGCTCCGCCGCCCTCCTGTCCGTGGCCGCCATCGCCCTGACCGCCTGCTCCTCCGCGGGCAACACCGACAACGGCTCGTCCTCCTCCGCCGCCGGGGACACCGGCTCCGAGCAGGCGACCTTCGAGGCCAAGGGCCAGCTGAAGGGCGCCGGCGCCACCTCGCAGGAGTCCGCCATCGGTGCGTGGGCCGACGGCGTGACCTCGGTCGCCCCCGAGCTGACCGTGCAGTACTCGCCGGACGGCTCCGGCGCCGGCCGCGAGAAGTTCCTCGCCGGCGCCGTCTCCTTCGCCGGCTCCGACTCCGCCATGAAGGACGAGGAGGCCGACAAGGCCAAGGAGGTCTGCGGCGACCAGGGCGCCTTCCACGTGCCCGCCTACGTCTCCCCGATCGCCATCGCCTACAACCTGCCCTCCGTCAAGGAGGACATCAAGATGGACGCGGAGACCGTGGCCAAGGTGTTCTCGGGCGAGATCAAGAAGTGGAACGACGACGCCATCGCCTCGCAGAACGAGGGCGTCGAGCTGCCCGACACCGACATCACCGTCGTGCACCGCTCGGACAAGTCCGGCACCACCAAGAACTTCGTGTCCTACCTCTCCGAGGCCGCCCCGGAGGCCTGGACCTACGAGGTCGCCGAGGAGTGGCCGTCCGACATCACCGCCGAGTCCGCGCAGGGCACCAAGGGCGTCGTGGGTCAGGCCTCCTCCACCGAGGGCGCCATCACCTACACCGACGCCTCGGCCGTGGGCACCCTGGGCACCGTCGACGTCAAGGTCGGCGACGAGTACGTGAAGGAGTCCCCGGAGGCCGCCGCCAAGCTGGTCGAGACCTCGGAGGAGAAGGAGGACGGCTCGCTCGAGATCGACCGTGCCACCACCGAGCAGGGCGTGTACCCCGTCGTGCTGGTCTCCTACCACATCTACTGCAACCAGTACGACTCGCAGGAGACCGTGGACCAGGTGAAGGCCTTCGGCGAGTACGTCGTGTCCGAGGACGGCCAGAAGGCCGCCCAGGAGGCCGCCGGCAACGCCCCCATCACCGCGGCCACCCGCGATGCCGCGATGAAGCGCATCGAGGCCATCTCCGTCCAGGGCTGACCCAGGTCCTCGACCTGATCGTCCCTCCGCTTCGGCCGCCGAGCCCCTGCTGGGGCCCGGCGGCTGAAGCCGCCTCCGGGCACCGTCCCGCACGGCCCATCCCCGCCCCCTGACCCCGCAATCGAGGGAAAGCACCGTGACCTCACCTGCCGTCGAGACGACCAAGGGCTCGTCCACGTCGCTGCGCGGCTCGCGTCGCGGCACCGCCGGAGACAGCATCTTCTCCGGCTTCGCCCTGGCGTCCGCCGTCCTGATCCTTCTCGTCCTCGCCTTCGTGGCCATCTTCCTGGTGGGGGAGGCATGGCCGGCCATCAAGCCCGGCGCCGAGCTCGAGTCCGCCGACTCCTTCTTCCAGTACGTCTGGCCGCTCATGGCCGGTACGGTCATGGCCGCCATCATCGCGCTGCTGCTGGCCACCCCGGTCGCCGTCGGCGTCGCGCTGTTCATCTCGCACTACGCCCCTCGGCGCATCGCCCAGCCGGTCGGCTTCGTCATCGACCTGCTGGCCGCCATCCCGTCGGTGGTCTACGGCGTGTGGGGGTGGCTGACCCTGGCGCCGCTCATGGTGCCGATCTACGCCTGGCTCAACAAGTACCTCGGCTTCATCCCGTTCTTCTCCGGCAGTGCCAGCACCACCGGCCGCACGCTGCTGACGTCCGGCGTCGTGCTCGCGGTCATGGTGCTGCCGATCATCACCGCGCTCTGCCGCGAGATCTTCACGCAGACCCCGAAGCTGCACGAGGAGGCCGCGCTCGGCCTCGGCGCCACGCGCTGGGAGATGATCAAGATGACCGTCTTCCCGTTCGCCCGCGCCGGCATCGTCTCCTCGATCATGCTCGGCCTGGGCCGCGCGCTGGGCGAGACCATGGCCGTGACCATGGTGCTCTCGGGCGGCGTGTTCGCCTGGTCGCTCGTCGAGTCGGGCAAAAACCAGACGATCCCGTCGGAGATCGCCCTGAACTTCCCGGAGGCCTTCGGCATGCGCCTCCACGAGCTGATCGCCGCGGGCCTCATGCTCTTCGTCATCACCCTCGCGGTGAACATGATCGCCCGAGCGATCGTGAACAAGCACAAGGAATTCTCGGGGGCCAACTGACATGAGCACCACAGCAACCACCACGCGCCCCGAGGGGGGCCTGCAGAGCCCGCGGACGAACTCGCTGACCAGCGGTCAGATGCCGGGCTGGACCTGGATGGTCGTCGCGGCCGGGGCCATCGTCCTCGGCGCGCTCATCACCTTGCTGCTCGCGGACGGCTTCAACGTCGCCGGGTTCCTCGTCATCACCGCCGTCCTGTTCGTGATCGGCATGTACGGGGCCACTCGCGTGCTGGAGAACCGTCGGCGCGCCACGGACGGCCTGTGGCGGCACCTCGTGTGGCTCGCCTTCCTGATCGCCCTGGCCCCGCTGATCTCGGTCCTCTGGTCCGTGATCGCCACCGGCCTGCCGACGCTGATCTCCAACCCGCACCTGATCGCGTACGACATGAAGGGCGTCACCGGCGTCGCCGACGCCAACTGGGTCGAGGTGGGCATGCCCGCCGGCGACCTGCCCGGCGGCTTCGGCCACGCCCTCCTCGGCACCGTGCTCATCACGCTGATCGCGACGCTGATCTCCGTGCCGATCGGCATGCTCACCTCCATCTACCTGGTGGAGTACGGCCGCGGCGGCTGGTTCTCCCGCGCCATCGTGTTCTTCGTGGACGTGATGACCGGCATCCCCTCGATCGTGGCAGGCCTCTTCGCCTACGCCGCGGTCTCGTGGGTCCTCACGCTCACGATGGGCAGCCAGTCGAAGGCGTTGCAGACGGTCCAGATGGGCTTCAGCGCCGCGATCGCCCTCTCCGTGCTGATGATCCCCGTGGTCGTCCGTTCCACCGAGGAGATGCTCCGCGTGGTGCCGAATGAGCTCCGCGAGGGCGCCTACGCCCTGGGCGTGCGCAAGTGGCAGACCATCGCCAAGGTGGTCCTGCCCACCGCGATCTCCGGCATCGCCTCCGGCGTGACGCTGGCCATCGCGCGCGTCGCCGGCGAGACCGCGCCGATCCTCGTGACGGCCGGCTTCGCCCAGAGCGTCAACTGGAACCCGTTCGACGACTGGATGACGGCGCTGCCGGTGTACATCTACCGTCAGCTGGTCTCGCCGCTCTCCCCGACCGCGGCGGATCCGTCCACGGCCCGCGCCTGGGCCGCGGCCCTGCTCCTCGTCTTCATCGTCATGATGCTGAACCTGGCCGCCCGTCTGATCGCCCGGGCCTTCGCCCCGAAGACCGGCCGCTGACCATCGGCCGCCCCGGCCCACGCCGGGGCGGCCACCCCTCGCAGACTCTCCCGCTCCCCAGCGACTCCAGAAGGAACCCCGCCTCATGTCCAAGCGCATCCAGGCCATCGACGTCGATGTCTTCTACGGCAAGTTCAAGGCCGTCGAGGGCGTCAACATCGACATCGCCCCCCGCTCCGTCACCGCCTTCATCGGCCCCTCCGGCTGCGGCAAGACCACCTTCCTGCGCAGCATCAACCGCATGCACGAGGTGCTCCCCGGCGCCACCGTGGACGGCAAGCTCCTGCTCGACGGCGAGGACATCTACGGGCCCGGTGTGGACCCGGTCCGCGTCCGTTCCCAGATCGGCATGGTCTTCCAGCGCCCGAACCCGTTCCCCACGATGTCCATCCGCGACAACGTGCTGGCCGGCTACAAGCTCAACGGCACCCGCCTGAACAAGTCCCGTGCGGACGAGCTCGTGGAGAAGTCCCTGCGCGGCGCCAACCTGTGGAACGAGGTCAAGGACCGCCTCGACAAGCCCGGCTCCGGCCTCTCCGGCGGCCAGCAGCAGCGTCTGTGCATCGCCCGCTCCATCGCGGTGCAGCCCGACGTGATCCTCATGGACGAGCCCTGCTCCGCGCTCGACCCGATCTCCACCCTCGCCGTCGAGGACCTGATCAACGAGCTCAAGGAGGAGTACACGGTCATCATCGTCACGCACAACATGCAGCAGGCCGCGCGCGTGGCGGACAAGACCGCGTTCTTCAACATCCAGGGCGTCGGCAAGCCCGGCAAGCTGATCGAGTACGACGACACCGACGTCATCTTCAACAACCCCTCGAGCCAGCAGACCGAGGACTACGTCTCCGGCCGCTTCGGCTGAGCCGTCCCGCGCTCCATCCCCGACCCCGTCCGGCCGCACGCCGGGCGGGGTCGCGGCGTCTGCGGGGCCGGGCGTCGTCGTCGGGCGCGGCCTCAGGCCAGCGGGACGAGGGCCAGCGTGCCGAGGAGGCCGAGGAGCGCGCAGGCCACCGGCGTGAGCACCCACCAGCCGACCACGCGCAGCACGGTGGGCCAGCGCACGGACGCGTAGGTCTGCGTCTGGCCGGCACCCACGATGGCCGCCGTCGCCGTGTGGGTGGAGGACAGGGGCAGGTGGAACACCAGGGATCCGACGAACAGCAGGCCCGCGGGGATGACGGCGGCCACGGACGCCCGCAGGGGGTCGAGGCGGACGAGACGCTCGGTGAGGGTCCAGGCGATCCGCCAGGCGCCACCCAGCGTGCCGAGCCCGACCGCGAAGGCGAACAGGAACGCGCCCCCCACGAACTCGGCCGTCAGGGCGTCCGGCGCCAGGACGGACCCGGACCCCACCAGCACGGCGGCCCACAGCACCCCCATGCGCTGACCGGCCTGCAGGCCGTGGCCCATGGCCATGGCGCTGGCGGAGATGCCCAACGCGACGCGGGCCCGGTGCTGGACGTTGACCGTGGTGCCCCGGGTGGCGAGCCGCATGGCGGGGGCGGTGAGCAGGCGGGCGAGCGCCCATGCGATCAGGGGCGAGAGCAGCAGGCTGAGCAGCACCTCGGCGCGGACGAGGTCGAAGATGGTGTGGGCGACGTCGACGTCCAGACTCAGGCGCACGGCGAGGTGGCTGCCCGCCAGCGCGGAGATCAGCGCGTGCGTGCTGGAGCTGGGCAGGCGCCGCCACCACAGCAGCAGACCCCACACGAGGGTCACCGCGCAGGACACGCCCACGGCCAGGGGGCCGATCTCGCTGCGCACCGCGGGCGAGGTGAAGTAGTGCACGCTCAGCGTGATGAGCCCGATGCCCAGCAGGGCGCCCACGGTGTTGACCGCCCCGGTCAGGAGGAGGGCCCCGCGCGGGGTCAGCGCCCGGTACCGGACAGGCAGCGCCGCGGCGTTGGGGGCGTCGCGGAACCCCATCAGCGCGCCGACGGCGCACAGCAGCACGAGGACGACGGCGAGCCCCGCGGTCACGGCGCCTCCACCGGCTCAGGACTCACGGACGAGCACCATGCCCAGGTCCATGTTCACGCGGGAGAGGGCCTCGAGTGCCGCGTGCAGCGCCCAGGCGACCTCGCGCTGGCGGTTGTAGTCGCGCTGCAGCAGGTCCATGCCGAGGTCGGCGAGCCACTCGACCATGATCCGCTCCGTGCGGCGGGAGGCGCGCAGCAGCTGCATCCACGTGGCCTCCAGGGCGTCGAGGTCGCGCATCTCGGCGGCGCTGCGGGCGAGCAGCTCGGCCTGCCGGCCCACGGTCTCGAGGACGTCGAGGGCGTGCGTCGGCAGCTCTTCGAGGTCGGCCCGTTGGATCAGCACGCCCGCCGACACGACGCGCCGGGTGGCCGCGTGCACGCCGCTGGCCAGCCGGTAGAGGTCCTGACGGGGCAGCGGAGTCACGTAGGCGCTGCGCAGCGCGGTGAGGAAGGCCATGAGGGTGGCGCTCGAGGACGAGTCGAGCTCCTCGAGCTCACGGGCGGCACGGTCCGCCTCGGGTCCGCGGGTCCCTGCGACCTGGGCCACCAGATGCACGGACCGGTGCAGGGCCTCGGCGAGGTCTGCCATGTGACGCAGCGCCGGGGTGTCGCGCGTGACGAGCCAGGGCATGCGGGGGGACATGGGCAGCGGTCGCTCTCTCGTCGACGGGTGGCGAAGGGGTCGACGACGACGCCAGACCGGGAACGCCTCTCGGCGGAAGGCCGCTCGCAGCGGCTGTGTGTTGGAGCCCGGGGTTACCAGCGGCCCGGCGCCGTCCCCTTCAGTCTAGCGATCCGTCCCGAAACGCTCGACCCGCCGCCTCCAGGGCGTCGGCGGTGCTGACCAGGCGCGCGGCCCGGCGGGTGAGGGCGGCGGCGCGGTCCGGGGCGGCGGCCTCGGAGCCCTCGGCGTGCTCGACCTGGCCCAGGGCCACGACGCGGGCGTAGGCCGCGGCGCGCTCGAACGCGACGTCGATCTCGGAGCGGTAGGCGCCCGTGAGGATCGTGTCCGTGAGGCGGCGCAGCTCGGCCGGCCCCGGCGGCTCGACGGCGCCCGCCACGACGCGCGAGGCGTAGGCGGCGTGCCCGGCGCGGTACCAGGCGGCCCAGCGTTCGCCGTCGCGGGCCGTCGCCTCCTGGAGCACGTACAGGCGCCACAGGGCGCCGGCGAGCGAGACGGGCGGGGCGTCCGCCCACAGCTCCGCGAGCGTCTCGACGCCCAGCTCGCGGACCAGCCCGACCAGCCGCTCGACGACGGCCGGGTCCTCCTCCGCGCGGCCGCCGGCCACGAGGGCGTGGGCCAGGCGCGAGGCCGCCGCGGCCACTTCCTGCGGGTCTTCGCCGCCGGCGAAGTGCGTGAGCTCCTGCGGCTCCGAGAGGCGGGGCCGGTGGGGGCGCAGCACGCCCGAGGCGCTCGAGCTGGCGCCGCGGCCGGCGGGCAGGCGGTGACGTGCCATGGGCGGGCTCCCTTCGAGGGCGCATCGGGGTGGGGATGTGGTCGCCGGAGGCGGCGGCCCCGTCCACGGTAGTGCCCCGGACGCCTGGGCTACCATCGGAGGGCACCCGTGAGGGTCGCCGTCGTCGGCCGCACGCCGTCGTCGTCGGCCGCGGGTGGGGGCCTTTAGCTCAGCTGGCAGAGCATCGGACTTTTAATCCGCCGGTCGCGGGTTCGATCCCCGCAGGGCCCACCGGAGAACGGCCCCTGACCCGGCGCGATGCCCGGTCGGGGGCCCTCCCTAGGATGGAGCCATGAGCCCCACG is from Micrococcus luteus NCTC 2665 and encodes:
- a CDS encoding inorganic phosphate transporter, with the protein product MTAGLAVVLVLLCAVGALMGFRDAPNAAALPVRYRALTPRGALLLTGAVNTVGALLGIGLITLSVHYFTSPAVRSEIGPLAVGVSCAVTLVWGLLLWWRRLPSSSTHALISALAGSHLAVRLSLDVDVAHTIFDLVRAEVLLSLLLSPLIAWALARLLTAPAMRLATRGTTVNVQHRARVALGISASAMAMGHGLQAGQRMGVLWAAVLVGSGSVLAPDALTAEFVGGAFLFAFAVGLGTLGGAWRIAWTLTERLVRLDPLRASVAAVIPAGLLFVGSLVFHLPLSSTHTATAAIVGAGQTQTYASVRWPTVLRVVGWWVLTPVACALLGLLGTLALVPLA